From a region of the Mycobacteroides saopaulense genome:
- a CDS encoding FkbM family methyltransferase, protein MTRRVTAFGEIRDAVVGQGLRTLARTTPWVESELVGIAQVVKPGDVCIDVGAAAGFYTAELARLVGADGLVYSLEPLRFAHATSSAALGLRSAQNVRRHAVALGTSIGEQVMSVPLRNGKPITGRSFVDAGADGLGSNAEFDEHIRVVVDTESFDGFCERLNITRIDFVKIDVEGAELDVLVSGEKTIERTRPAMMLEVEDRHMERFGRTAEDIVAWFAARDYRMSVWSADSWRPVDKVTETFRNYLFQPG, encoded by the coding sequence ATGACGCGGCGCGTGACGGCCTTTGGCGAGATTCGTGACGCGGTGGTGGGGCAGGGCCTGCGCACACTGGCCCGCACCACCCCGTGGGTGGAAAGCGAACTGGTGGGCATCGCACAGGTGGTCAAGCCGGGTGACGTATGCATCGACGTCGGTGCGGCCGCAGGCTTCTACACCGCGGAGCTGGCGCGCCTGGTGGGCGCCGATGGTCTGGTCTACAGCCTGGAGCCGCTGCGGTTCGCACATGCCACCTCCTCGGCGGCGCTGGGCCTGCGCAGCGCACAGAATGTGCGCCGCCACGCCGTCGCGCTCGGCACCAGCATCGGCGAGCAGGTCATGAGTGTTCCGCTGCGCAACGGCAAGCCCATCACCGGGCGGTCCTTCGTCGACGCCGGGGCCGACGGGCTGGGTTCCAACGCCGAGTTCGACGAGCACATCCGAGTGGTCGTGGACACCGAGAGCTTCGACGGGTTCTGTGAACGCCTGAACATCACGCGGATCGACTTCGTGAAGATCGACGTCGAGGGCGCCGAGCTCGACGTGCTGGTCAGCGGTGAGAAGACCATCGAGCGGACCCGTCCCGCGATGATGCTGGAGGTCGAGGACCGCCACATGGAGCGCTTCGGGCGTACGGCCGAGGACATCGTCGCGTGGTTCGCGGCGCGGGACTACCGGATGTCGGTGTGGAGCGCCGATTCCTGGCGGCCCGTGGATAAGGTCACCGAGACCTTCCGCAACTACCTGTTCCAGCCCGGCTGA
- a CDS encoding metal-dependent hydrolase has translation MAVVEQGRPGVAAQALPKVRRMNFRFGEPAPMKKHYVEGDIVFSHLVSLLSGAFPPGEESFIRSVRNYSDQITDPVLKKRVAGFIGQEAMHGREHRKLNEKIVDMGYPLVRIMNFEEGSRREKLVIALEKRAPKIAHLAMTAAAEHYTAVLAQRVLSSAELQAIPMSEEIHHLLNWHAMEEMEHKSVAFDVYRAVGGPESVRIGVMSLIWAGTLPLMTLAVLASILTDPSGWKPLAVLRQTIDVYRGPLVKGLMRDIAEYMRPGFHPNDIDTEELLEKWQGILFGTEGELNDRLPGRRAVGQ, from the coding sequence ATGGCTGTTGTCGAGCAGGGGCGACCGGGAGTCGCAGCCCAGGCACTGCCCAAGGTCCGCCGGATGAACTTCCGGTTCGGTGAGCCGGCCCCCATGAAGAAGCACTATGTCGAGGGCGACATCGTCTTCAGTCACCTGGTGTCGCTCCTTTCCGGTGCGTTTCCTCCCGGCGAGGAGTCCTTCATCAGGTCGGTACGCAACTACTCCGACCAGATCACCGACCCGGTACTCAAGAAGCGCGTCGCGGGCTTCATCGGCCAGGAGGCCATGCATGGCCGTGAGCACCGCAAGCTCAACGAGAAGATCGTCGACATGGGCTACCCCCTGGTCCGGATCATGAACTTCGAAGAGGGGAGCCGGCGCGAGAAGCTGGTCATCGCGCTGGAGAAGCGCGCGCCGAAGATCGCGCATCTGGCGATGACGGCGGCCGCCGAGCATTACACCGCGGTGCTCGCCCAGCGGGTGCTCTCCAGTGCTGAACTACAAGCGATTCCGATGTCCGAGGAGATTCACCACCTCCTGAACTGGCATGCCATGGAAGAGATGGAGCACAAGTCGGTCGCCTTCGACGTGTATCGCGCGGTGGGTGGCCCCGAGTCGGTGCGCATCGGCGTGATGTCGCTGATCTGGGCGGGCACGCTGCCCCTGATGACGCTCGCGGTGTTGGCGTCGATCCTCACGGATCCCAGTGGCTGGAAGCCGTTGGCGGTGCTGCGTCAGACGATCGACGTGTACCGAGGACCGTTGGTGAAGGGGCTGATGCGCGATATCGCCGAATACATGCGCCCCGGATTCCACCCCAACGACATCGACACCGAAGAGCTGCTCGAGAAGTGGCAGGGCATCCTCTTCGGCACCGAGGGCGAGCTGAATGATCGCCTGCCTGGCCGTCGCGCGGTGGGCCAGTGA
- a CDS encoding TetR/AcrR family transcriptional regulator, translating into MESVSTAIASKAAPVPARRGDRRKVAREELLDAAFRAIDSLGATVSMDDIAREAGVAKPKLYRYFEDKADLHSAILERVQDLVWNAATTRINLLTDSARDLVQHGATEYAQMISDHPNVLRFIVHGHFVNSTDGTERLVETAQQMTHDMAEILSNAIDDDTVDIDDADLAISSAAGAIGTATEWFLGPNLLRAEPMSIDKFVEYLTTVLSGLAASIAEFNGLTLDPDQPLHLAFTSTRGGVS; encoded by the coding sequence GTGGAGAGTGTGAGCACAGCCATCGCGTCGAAAGCCGCCCCGGTACCCGCGAGACGTGGCGACCGGCGCAAGGTTGCCCGAGAAGAGTTGTTGGATGCCGCGTTTCGCGCCATCGACAGTCTGGGCGCCACGGTCAGTATGGACGATATCGCCCGAGAGGCAGGTGTCGCGAAACCGAAGTTGTACCGCTACTTCGAGGACAAGGCCGACCTGCACAGCGCCATCCTGGAACGCGTGCAGGACCTGGTGTGGAACGCGGCCACGACGCGTATCAACCTGTTGACCGACTCGGCCCGCGACTTGGTCCAGCACGGCGCCACCGAGTACGCGCAGATGATCTCGGATCACCCGAATGTGTTGCGCTTCATCGTGCACGGCCACTTCGTCAACTCCACTGACGGCACGGAACGGCTGGTGGAGACCGCACAGCAGATGACGCACGACATGGCCGAGATACTGTCGAACGCGATCGATGACGACACGGTCGACATCGACGACGCCGACCTGGCGATCAGCTCGGCGGCCGGCGCCATCGGCACCGCCACCGAATGGTTCCTGGGCCCCAATCTGCTGCGCGCCGAGCCGATGTCCATCGACAAGTTCGTGGAGTACCTGACCACCGTGCTGTCCGGACTCGCTGCATCGATTGCCGAGTTCAACGGACTGACCCTCGATCCTGATCAGCCCCTGCACCTGGCATTCACAAGTACACGCGGCGGAGTCTCATGA
- a CDS encoding DUF1942 domain-containing protein, giving the protein MRLRPALQLIAVLAAIAMTLAPVASAQPDRITPIGHIGETLHFDYGTIGADVTVHNIEPTGVPAGMAPPRGIIWKANVTIRPTKVPNAYALLMALKLGGISPETGDAYEPQRTDEPDDLNYALRNAPQGSTVSGAVYWDVYRGPVRHIVLRSAQTQVHLAQWDL; this is encoded by the coding sequence GTGCGTCTACGCCCTGCCCTCCAGCTCATCGCCGTTCTCGCCGCCATCGCCATGACCTTGGCGCCGGTGGCGTCCGCGCAGCCCGACCGCATCACCCCGATCGGGCACATCGGCGAGACGCTGCACTTCGACTACGGCACGATCGGCGCCGATGTCACCGTGCACAACATCGAGCCCACTGGCGTGCCGGCCGGCATGGCTCCCCCGCGCGGCATCATCTGGAAGGCCAACGTCACCATCCGGCCCACCAAGGTGCCCAATGCGTACGCGCTGTTGATGGCACTCAAGCTCGGCGGTATCTCACCGGAGACCGGGGATGCCTATGAGCCGCAGCGCACCGATGAGCCAGACGACCTGAACTACGCGCTGCGCAATGCGCCGCAGGGCTCCACCGTGAGCGGTGCCGTCTACTGGGACGTCTACCGGGGACCGGTGCGCCACATCGTGCTGCGGTCGGCCCAGACCCAGGTCCACCTGGCCCAGTGGGACCTGTAG
- a CDS encoding 2Fe-2S iron-sulfur cluster-binding protein produces MTAEAIRVTSSGAVGNTVLEVEIYGSTHVLDWPAGKKLLDVLLDAGIDAPYVCRESACATCICSVRSGQTRMLMNESLIDSEIAEGFTLACQTLPESDRVEIFFDG; encoded by the coding sequence GTGACAGCCGAGGCCATCCGGGTAACCAGCAGCGGCGCCGTCGGCAACACGGTGCTGGAAGTCGAAATCTACGGCAGCACACATGTTCTGGATTGGCCGGCGGGTAAGAAGCTGCTCGACGTGCTTCTCGACGCGGGGATCGACGCGCCCTATGTGTGCCGGGAGTCGGCCTGCGCCACCTGTATCTGTTCGGTGAGGTCGGGTCAGACGCGCATGCTGATGAACGAGTCTCTGATCGACAGCGAGATCGCCGAGGGGTTCACGCTGGCGTGCCAGACGTTGCCGGAATCGGATCGAGTGGAGATCTTCTTCGACGGTTGA
- a CDS encoding GNAT family N-acetyltransferase produces MPIQVSVATVADSAEVAAVAARTFPLACPPSSTPQDIAAFIATNLTAIQFDEYIRDNRVLVARQDDAPIVGYAMLVDGVADDPDVQRAVTLRPAMQLSKMYVLPEFHQAGVAAALMTAALTEAATLGATGVWLGVNQENERAQRFYAKHGFSRSGTKTFQVGERLENDYVMQCSVAAPR; encoded by the coding sequence ATGCCGATTCAGGTCAGCGTCGCGACGGTCGCCGACAGCGCCGAAGTCGCGGCAGTCGCCGCCCGGACCTTCCCGCTCGCATGTCCCCCGTCCTCGACGCCGCAGGATATCGCGGCGTTCATCGCGACCAATCTCACCGCGATCCAGTTCGACGAATACATCCGCGACAACCGGGTGTTGGTGGCACGCCAGGACGATGCGCCGATTGTCGGGTACGCGATGCTGGTCGACGGCGTCGCCGACGATCCCGATGTGCAGCGCGCGGTGACGCTGCGGCCCGCCATGCAGCTCTCCAAGATGTACGTGCTGCCCGAATTCCACCAAGCCGGGGTGGCGGCCGCGTTGATGACCGCGGCCCTCACCGAGGCCGCCACACTCGGGGCAACCGGAGTGTGGCTGGGCGTCAACCAGGAAAACGAACGCGCACAACGCTTTTACGCCAAACACGGCTTCAGCCGCAGCGGCACCAAGACCTTTCAGGTGGGCGAGCGCCTGGAAAACGACTACGTCATGCAGTGTTCGGTAGCGGCGCCGCGCTGA
- the zapE gene encoding cell division protein ZapE: MTDPQSGATLSLQHLADRHPTVSNERLIAQLVPPPTFTSVSFDSYRPDPNEPTQAAAVESCRAFAQEATTRRAGKKKLFGKREVLPGVGIYLDGGFGVGKTHLLASIYHTVPGPKAFASFGELTQVAGVFGFLECIELLADYTVVCIDEFELDDPGNTTLVSRLLSELVARGVSIAATSNTLPEQLGEGRFAAQDFLREIAALSAIFNTVRVEGPDYRHRDLPPAPEPHTDEQLRELAASIDGATFDQFEDLCRHLASMHPSRYLTLIEGVSAVFVAGVEQVHDQAVALRIVALTDRLYDAGIPVQASGAKLDTIFDDEMVAGGFRKKYLRATSRLLALSAAPLPNTA; this comes from the coding sequence GTGACTGATCCGCAATCCGGTGCCACTTTGTCCCTTCAGCACCTTGCCGACCGGCACCCCACCGTCTCCAACGAGCGGCTGATCGCCCAGCTGGTGCCGCCGCCGACCTTCACCTCGGTGAGCTTCGACTCCTACCGGCCGGACCCCAACGAGCCGACGCAGGCGGCGGCCGTGGAATCTTGCCGCGCCTTCGCGCAGGAGGCGACGACCCGTCGCGCGGGCAAGAAGAAGCTGTTCGGTAAGCGCGAGGTGCTGCCCGGAGTGGGTATCTACCTCGACGGCGGCTTCGGTGTCGGCAAGACCCACCTGTTGGCGTCGATCTATCACACCGTGCCCGGCCCGAAGGCGTTCGCGAGCTTCGGTGAGCTGACTCAGGTGGCTGGAGTTTTCGGCTTCCTGGAGTGCATTGAGCTGCTCGCCGATTACACGGTGGTGTGCATCGACGAGTTCGAACTGGACGACCCGGGCAACACCACACTGGTGTCCCGGCTGCTCTCGGAGCTGGTCGCGCGCGGAGTGTCGATCGCCGCCACCTCCAACACGTTGCCCGAGCAGCTCGGCGAGGGCCGCTTCGCCGCGCAGGACTTCCTGCGTGAGATCGCCGCGTTGTCGGCGATCTTCAACACGGTGCGCGTCGAGGGCCCCGACTACCGGCACCGTGACCTGCCGCCGGCCCCGGAACCGCACACCGATGAGCAGCTTCGCGAGCTGGCGGCCTCGATCGACGGCGCCACCTTCGACCAGTTCGAGGATCTGTGCCGACACCTGGCAAGCATGCATCCGTCGCGCTATCTGACGCTGATCGAAGGCGTGTCCGCCGTCTTCGTTGCGGGGGTAGAGCAGGTGCACGATCAGGCGGTGGCGCTGCGGATCGTGGCCCTGACCGACCGCCTCTACGACGCCGGTATCCCCGTGCAGGCCTCGGGGGCGAAGCTGGACACCATCTTCGACGACGAGATGGTCGCCGGCGGCTTCCGCAAGAAGTACCTGCGTGCCACCTCGCGGCTGCTGGCGCTCAGCGCGGCGCCGCTACCGAACACTGCATGA
- a CDS encoding ABC1 kinase family protein, producing MTDRIPLARITRGRALGKLAAGQAVRTASNRLSMIGRSEQARELLAERSTLQAADQLVTVLGSLKGSAMKLGQLLSMLEVDMVPEAHRERFRQKLARLRDQAPREPFSVMRPIIESNLGKLSKNFSDFDETPVAAASIGQVYRAVLKDGCKVAVKVKYPGVDEAVRADMQNLALFTKFWRKALPTLSNSAFMDEISMNLESELDYPREARTQHEIAERYRGHPFIVIPDCIPELCTSQILVTEFLDGESFPYMQTLADEERNRIGELIFRFYIGSLFQDNDFCGDPHPGNILRTSDGTVGFVDFGLYNRMNPEHVEFERQIMRAATEERAEDMYKAMVGRGIIDPHADVTPQDCLEYCHAASGWNLVDEEMTITPEIASSAMILAVDPRSSEFSGMRRQNLPPEHIFSRRADFYTFGVLGQLNVTGNWHRIAREWIYGEPPATEIGQAIAQWRASR from the coding sequence ATGACCGACCGCATCCCCCTGGCACGCATCACCCGTGGCCGCGCGCTGGGCAAGCTGGCTGCCGGCCAAGCCGTGCGCACCGCAAGCAACCGGCTCTCCATGATCGGACGATCCGAGCAGGCACGTGAGCTCCTGGCGGAACGATCGACACTGCAGGCCGCCGATCAGCTCGTGACCGTGCTGGGCAGCCTCAAGGGTTCGGCGATGAAGCTCGGCCAATTGCTCTCGATGCTCGAAGTCGACATGGTGCCGGAAGCTCACCGCGAACGCTTCCGCCAGAAGCTGGCCCGGTTGCGCGATCAGGCGCCACGCGAACCGTTTTCGGTGATGCGCCCGATCATCGAATCCAACCTGGGAAAGCTGAGCAAAAACTTCAGCGACTTCGACGAAACCCCTGTCGCCGCCGCGTCCATCGGGCAGGTCTACCGAGCCGTCCTGAAGGACGGATGCAAGGTCGCCGTCAAAGTCAAGTACCCCGGAGTGGACGAAGCGGTGCGCGCGGATATGCAGAACCTGGCCCTCTTCACCAAGTTCTGGCGCAAAGCGCTACCCACGCTGTCCAATTCGGCATTCATGGACGAGATCTCCATGAACTTGGAAAGCGAGCTTGACTACCCCCGCGAAGCGCGTACCCAACACGAGATCGCCGAACGCTATCGGGGACATCCGTTTATCGTCATTCCCGACTGCATACCGGAACTGTGCACCTCACAGATCCTGGTGACAGAATTCCTAGACGGCGAATCCTTCCCCTACATGCAGACGCTCGCCGACGAAGAACGTAACCGTATCGGAGAGCTCATCTTCCGCTTCTACATCGGCTCGCTGTTCCAGGACAACGACTTCTGCGGAGACCCTCACCCGGGCAACATCTTGCGCACCTCCGACGGCACCGTCGGATTCGTGGATTTCGGGTTGTACAACCGGATGAACCCCGAACATGTGGAGTTCGAACGGCAGATCATGCGTGCCGCCACCGAGGAGCGCGCCGAAGACATGTACAAGGCGATGGTCGGTCGCGGGATCATCGATCCCCACGCCGACGTCACCCCTCAGGACTGTCTGGAGTACTGCCACGCAGCGTCGGGCTGGAACTTGGTCGACGAAGAAATGACCATCACTCCGGAAATTGCCTCCAGTGCAATGATTCTCGCGGTCGACCCACGGTCCAGCGAGTTCTCGGGCATGCGCCGCCAAAACCTGCCGCCGGAACACATCTTCTCGCGCCGCGCCGATTTCTACACCTTTGGCGTCCTGGGTCAGCTCAACGTCACCGGCAACTGGCATCGCATCGCCCGCGAATGGATCTACGGCGAGCCACCCGCCACCGAGATCGGACAAGCTATCGCGCAGTGGCGCGCCTCCCGCTAG
- a CDS encoding ferritin-like domain-containing protein, which translates to MNWVDHFEENRRRNREIDAAIDWRTDTTLSPHTARIIGHSLQRFEIGERGDGDVLLGKARIGDPHYARALELFVAEEQQHARLLSRSLEHLGVPPLAHHWSNAVFVSARRMSSLRWEVMVLAVAEVVALSYYAAMSRCGDRAVESMSRRILDDEHHHVAFQIDSLSKGFESTPKAMIALLRTCWLVLATGATAAVTLDHGAALRACGWTRARFVRDAWRNFRRVSPEAFPVRINRRRRSPLDPIPATSGTPA; encoded by the coding sequence ATGAACTGGGTCGACCATTTCGAGGAGAACCGCCGGCGCAACCGCGAGATCGATGCCGCGATCGACTGGCGCACCGACACCACGCTGTCACCGCACACCGCGCGGATCATCGGGCACTCCCTGCAGCGCTTCGAGATCGGCGAGCGCGGCGACGGCGATGTGCTGCTTGGCAAGGCACGCATCGGCGACCCCCACTATGCGCGAGCACTCGAACTGTTCGTGGCCGAAGAACAGCAGCACGCCCGGCTACTGAGCCGAAGCCTGGAGCACCTCGGTGTGCCCCCGTTGGCACACCATTGGTCCAACGCGGTATTCGTCTCGGCGCGCCGGATGTCCTCGCTGCGATGGGAGGTCATGGTGCTGGCCGTGGCCGAGGTCGTCGCACTGAGCTACTACGCCGCGATGTCTCGGTGCGGCGATCGTGCCGTCGAATCGATGTCGCGGCGGATACTCGACGACGAACACCACCATGTGGCCTTCCAGATCGACTCCCTGAGCAAGGGATTCGAGTCCACACCCAAGGCCATGATCGCGCTGCTGCGCACGTGCTGGCTGGTCCTGGCCACCGGGGCCACCGCCGCGGTCACGCTGGATCACGGTGCGGCCCTGCGGGCCTGCGGATGGACCCGGGCACGGTTCGTCCGTGACGCCTGGCGCAACTTCCGGCGGGTGTCGCCCGAAGCCTTTCCCGTGCGGATCAACCGTCGAAGAAGATCTCCACTCGATCCGATTCCGGCAACGTCTGGCACGCCAGCGTGA
- a CDS encoding SDR family NAD(P)-dependent oxidoreductase, producing the protein MRVLVTGGTGFVGGWTAKAIADAGHQVRFLVRKEARLHTTVATLGVDVSDYAVGDITDRGSVEAALDGCDAVLHSAAMVSTDPKEADRMMAINLEGTRNVLGTAVDRGLDPLVHVSSITALFRPGLATFEAGLPAAGGSDGYGQSKARVELYVRELQDSGAPVTITYPGMVLGPPVGDQFGEAAEGVRWALLTRSVPGRSAAWLVVDVRDLAVLHAALLAPGRGPRRYTAGGHRLEVDDLVDLLTDTAGSTVLAVPVPDSVLRAAGTVMDQIGRYVPLGTPVTEAGMQYYTQMPASDDTPSERELGVTYRDPRETLADTIVALRAQQAPSKLFGLWPFSE; encoded by the coding sequence ATGCGCGTATTGGTCACCGGCGGTACCGGATTCGTGGGCGGTTGGACCGCGAAGGCTATCGCCGACGCCGGGCATCAGGTCCGTTTTCTGGTGCGTAAGGAAGCGCGCCTGCACACCACGGTGGCGACTCTCGGCGTCGACGTGTCCGACTATGCCGTCGGCGATATCACCGATCGGGGCTCGGTCGAGGCCGCGCTCGACGGGTGCGACGCGGTGCTGCACAGCGCCGCCATGGTCAGCACCGACCCCAAAGAGGCCGACCGGATGATGGCCATCAACCTCGAGGGGACCCGCAACGTGCTCGGCACGGCGGTTGACCGGGGTCTCGATCCGCTCGTGCACGTTTCGAGCATCACCGCGCTGTTCCGGCCGGGCCTGGCAACGTTCGAAGCAGGCTTGCCCGCGGCCGGTGGCAGCGACGGATACGGTCAGTCGAAGGCGCGGGTCGAGCTGTACGTGCGCGAATTGCAGGACTCCGGCGCGCCGGTCACCATCACCTATCCGGGCATGGTGTTGGGGCCACCCGTCGGCGATCAATTCGGTGAGGCCGCCGAGGGCGTGCGCTGGGCGCTGTTGACGAGGTCGGTGCCGGGACGCAGCGCGGCATGGTTGGTGGTCGATGTCCGCGACCTCGCCGTCCTGCATGCCGCGTTGTTGGCGCCGGGGCGTGGCCCGCGGCGCTATACCGCGGGCGGTCACCGGCTGGAGGTCGACGATTTGGTGGATCTGCTGACCGATACCGCCGGCAGTACCGTGCTGGCCGTTCCGGTGCCGGACTCGGTGCTGCGCGCGGCGGGCACGGTGATGGATCAGATCGGCCGCTACGTGCCACTGGGTACTCCGGTGACCGAGGCGGGCATGCAGTACTACACGCAGATGCCTGCCTCGGACGACACCCCGAGTGAGCGCGAGCTCGGCGTCACCTATCGCGATCCGCGGGAAACCCTGGCGGACACCATCGTCGCCTTGCGTGCTCAGCAGGCGCCCTCGAAACTGTTTGGCTTATGGCCCTTCTCCGAATAG
- a CDS encoding pyrimidine reductase family protein, with the protein MADSDGEQAIRDPAGMQLTQLTTGVSVDSGELADLYDYPSSDGLYLRANMIGSLDGAATMTGLSGGLGNDGDRAVFAAMRANADVILVGSGTVRAERYHGAHLTVGLRQRRQARGQGEVPVIAVVTGSGAVDPSTPLFNESEVAPLVVTSAPGAANVASRVPGAQVLVADAGGKIDLPAALATLHGRGLSRVLCEGGPSLLGALLSAQLVDELCLTTAPTTVGGAGSRIASSHSEVLTAWRRVLLLGDADGYLFTRHVRA; encoded by the coding sequence GTGGCCGACAGTGACGGTGAACAGGCGATTCGGGACCCGGCTGGGATGCAGCTCACACAGCTGACAACCGGGGTATCGGTGGATTCCGGTGAGCTGGCCGATCTCTATGACTACCCGTCGAGCGACGGACTCTATTTGCGCGCCAACATGATTGGCAGCTTGGATGGTGCCGCGACGATGACCGGATTGTCGGGCGGACTCGGCAACGACGGCGACCGGGCGGTGTTCGCGGCGATGCGGGCAAATGCCGATGTGATTCTCGTCGGATCGGGCACCGTGCGCGCCGAGCGCTACCACGGGGCACATCTGACGGTAGGTCTGCGCCAGCGCCGCCAGGCCCGCGGACAGGGTGAGGTTCCGGTAATTGCCGTGGTCACAGGCTCGGGTGCGGTAGATCCGAGCACTCCCCTGTTCAACGAATCGGAGGTTGCACCCCTCGTCGTGACCTCCGCCCCGGGCGCGGCGAACGTCGCGTCCCGCGTGCCGGGTGCACAGGTTCTGGTGGCCGACGCCGGCGGAAAGATCGACCTGCCCGCCGCGCTGGCGACGCTGCATGGCCGGGGCCTGTCCCGGGTGCTGTGTGAGGGAGGCCCGTCCCTACTCGGCGCCCTGCTGTCAGCACAACTCGTCGACGAGCTGTGCCTGACCACCGCACCCACCACCGTGGGCGGCGCCGGGTCTCGCATCGCGTCGAGCCACTCCGAAGTGCTCACCGCGTGGCGACGGGTGTTGCTGCTGGGCGATGCCGACGGCTACCTGTTCACGCGGCACGTACGGGCTTAG
- a CDS encoding SRPBCC family protein has protein sequence MALLRIERVSPLPADEAFARITDWPRHSEHIPLTRVFVTSASPAGVGTTFVGRTRLGNIGFDDPMTITGWEPPRGGDPGRCRLEKTGQLILGWAEIEVHQQGAGSRVVWTEDVSVRGVPRIFDRLTEVGGQWMFGRAIDGLLR, from the coding sequence ATGGCCCTTCTCCGAATAGAGCGCGTCAGCCCGCTGCCCGCCGACGAGGCGTTTGCGCGGATCACCGACTGGCCGCGACACAGCGAGCACATTCCGCTGACGAGGGTCTTCGTGACCAGCGCCTCGCCTGCGGGTGTCGGGACCACGTTTGTCGGCCGAACGAGATTGGGGAACATCGGTTTTGACGACCCGATGACTATCACTGGGTGGGAGCCGCCACGGGGTGGTGATCCCGGTCGTTGCCGGTTGGAGAAGACGGGGCAGCTGATCCTGGGATGGGCCGAGATCGAGGTGCACCAGCAGGGCGCCGGCTCGCGTGTGGTGTGGACCGAAGATGTGAGTGTCCGCGGTGTGCCGCGCATTTTCGACCGCTTGACCGAGGTCGGCGGGCAATGGATGTTCGGCCGCGCCATCGACGGACTGCTGCGCTAG